A genome region from Streptomyces sp. NBC_01296 includes the following:
- a CDS encoding helix-turn-helix domain-containing protein, producing MAFQHSNAPSRAAYGVQHANVRHTRNFTVISNDLIRHPHLSMNARALASYIQSVPRGTPVGIKALAKELPLGENSIGKALGELEAYGYLRRLQEKLPDGRIVTRTVFCNAPKAVTPEPAPALTSPKPEPEPEPEPEPEPEPGTEPEPRPEPAPRPESEPGAGPTPGPAPDPEPRPQQPAPPAKPPAAALPAPRNPENPPRRQLAEELLAELRRADPRLLLGERDIRRLAGGVEAWLERGATHHAVTSALTANLPDRPRSPAGLIAHRLAAQLPPLLAPPARREPFAAPDPFQTCEKCDRAFRAPTPGTCKGCRTHPGEAA from the coding sequence ATGGCTTTCCAGCACTCTAACGCGCCCTCACGCGCCGCGTACGGCGTTCAACACGCCAACGTCCGACACACCCGCAATTTCACCGTGATCAGCAACGACCTGATCCGGCACCCGCACCTGTCGATGAACGCGCGGGCCCTCGCCTCCTACATCCAGTCGGTGCCCCGTGGTACCCCGGTCGGCATCAAAGCCCTGGCCAAGGAGCTCCCGCTCGGGGAGAACTCGATCGGCAAGGCGCTGGGCGAGCTGGAGGCGTACGGGTACCTGAGGCGGCTCCAGGAGAAGCTCCCGGACGGGCGGATCGTCACCCGTACGGTCTTCTGCAACGCCCCGAAGGCCGTCACCCCCGAGCCCGCCCCGGCCCTCACGTCCCCGAAGCCAGAGCCAGAGCCCGAGCCAGAGCCAGAGCCAGAGCCAGAGCCCGGCACCGAGCCGGAGCCAAGGCCTGAACCAGCGCCCCGACCCGAGTCGGAGCCAGGGGCTGGACCGACGCCCGGCCCCGCACCGGATCCGGAGCCCCGGCCTCAGCAGCCCGCCCCGCCCGCCAAGCCCCCGGCTGCGGCCCTCCCGGCGCCCCGCAACCCCGAAAACCCGCCCCGCCGACAGCTGGCCGAGGAACTCCTCGCGGAACTCCGCCGGGCCGACCCCCGGCTGCTCCTCGGCGAGCGGGACATCCGACGCCTCGCAGGCGGCGTCGAGGCCTGGCTGGAACGCGGAGCCACCCATCACGCGGTGACCAGCGCCCTCACCGCGAACCTCCCGGACCGCCCCCGCAGCCCGGCGGGCCTGATCGCCCACCGCCTGGCGGCCCAGCTCCCGCCCCTCCTGGCACCACCGGCCCGCAGAGAGCCCTTCGCCGCGCCGGACCCCTTCCAGACCTGCGAGAAATGCGACCGCGCCTTCCGCGCCCCAACCCCCGGCACCTGCAAAGGCTGCCGGACGCACCCAGGAGAGGCGGCCTAG